A window of Amycolatopsis australiensis contains these coding sequences:
- a CDS encoding MmpS family transport accessory protein — protein sequence MGVPTATRPERDCAGRAKSAGNVVVVLGVLAAAFAVTSYVVPRSGRGPVKDEPVAAPAAAQTVQTVRTVSHSVVYELLGAHGARNVTFAAAGSALTQQAEVTTPWSTQFTRVGPAGRTEFYSIAAQNPGPGELRCRIVVDGVVVADKTVAEPGRQFSCAV from the coding sequence ATGGGTGTTCCCACCGCGACCCGGCCCGAGCGCGACTGCGCCGGCCGGGCCAAGTCGGCCGGAAACGTCGTGGTCGTCCTGGGCGTGCTCGCCGCCGCCTTCGCCGTGACGTCGTACGTCGTGCCGCGCTCCGGGCGCGGGCCCGTCAAGGACGAGCCCGTGGCCGCTCCCGCCGCCGCCCAGACCGTCCAGACCGTGCGGACCGTCAGCCACTCCGTCGTCTACGAGCTGCTCGGCGCGCACGGCGCCCGCAACGTCACCTTCGCCGCCGCGGGCTCGGCGCTGACCCAGCAGGCCGAGGTCACCACGCCGTGGTCGACGCAGTTCACCCGCGTCGGACCGGCTGGGCGCACCGAGTTCTACAGCATCGCCGCCCAGAACCCCGGGCCCGGCGAGCTGCGCTGCCGGATCGTCGTCGACGGGGTCGTCGTCGCCGACAA
- a CDS encoding helix-turn-helix domain-containing protein, which yields MYEEAAPPGPLAGVARCVWRSASEGPKRIVPDGCLDLVAGDGGVFIAGPDTTAWSSATHPGAVLTGVRFTPGRAAAVLGVAADELRDRRVPLGELWGREGELLAERLLAGELSPAAAVASRLKEVPPADPAVAALIARLDAGVPRVSQAVAALGQPGRGSAEAAAAGRGGDPEELAGALAAALGQRGAGPAEITAALAPPEATTASVPDLAAARIEDPAGPSAISERRLRKRFVQAVGYGPATYLRVSRFQRAVALASCVGGLAALAAAAGYSDQAHLSRDCRALTGLTPRAYFRPSTVDHTVRDRLRSA from the coding sequence ATGTACGAAGAGGCAGCACCGCCAGGGCCGCTCGCGGGAGTGGCGCGCTGCGTGTGGCGATCGGCTTCGGAGGGACCGAAGCGGATCGTCCCGGACGGCTGCCTGGACCTGGTCGCGGGCGACGGCGGGGTGTTCATCGCGGGCCCGGACACGACGGCGTGGTCATCGGCGACCCACCCGGGCGCGGTGCTGACGGGAGTGCGTTTCACCCCGGGCCGAGCGGCGGCGGTCCTCGGCGTGGCGGCGGACGAGCTGCGCGACCGCCGCGTGCCGCTGGGCGAGCTGTGGGGGCGCGAAGGGGAACTGCTGGCGGAGCGGTTGCTGGCGGGAGAGCTGTCACCGGCGGCGGCGGTCGCGTCCCGGTTGAAGGAGGTGCCACCGGCGGATCCGGCCGTGGCGGCGCTGATCGCGCGGCTGGATGCGGGAGTGCCGCGGGTCTCGCAGGCCGTGGCGGCGTTGGGACAGCCGGGGCGGGGCTCGGCCGAGGCCGCGGCGGCAGGCCGGGGCGGGGATCCGGAGGAACTTGCCGGGGCTCTCGCGGCCGCCCTCGGACAGCGCGGCGCCGGCCCCGCCGAGATCACCGCTGCCCTCGCCCCGCCGGAAGCCACCACCGCGAGCGTTCCCGACCTCGCTGCCGCGCGGATCGAAGACCCCGCCGGTCCCTCCGCCATCAGTGAGCGGCGGCTGCGGAAGCGGTTCGTCCAGGCCGTCGGCTACGGCCCCGCCACCTACCTGCGGGTCAGCCGGTTCCAGCGCGCCGTCGCCCTCGCTTCGTGCGTCGGTGGCCTTGCCGCGCTCGCCGCCGCTGCCGGGTACTCCGACCAAGCTCACCTCAGCCGGGACTGCCGGGCGCTCACCGGGCTCACTCCCCGCGCCTACTTCCGTCCTTCCACTGTGGACCACACCGTGCGTGACCGGCTCCGTTCGGCGTAA
- a CDS encoding LacI family DNA-binding transcriptional regulator codes for MATISDVAAKAGVSTATVSRALNGKSTVDPTLAARVQEAAAELGYHPNGLARNLRRQETAVLALIISDVENPFFTAIARGVEDLAQRSGYSVVLCNSDENEDKERRYIEVALQERVAGVVLSPTGRSTNVEGLRRQGTPLVAVDRPLPAAAGDQVLVATRHAAADATRHLLAGGYRRVGCLTGPAGVRTADDRLAGYADVVGEANVVFRRAEYRAEGARLAALELLDEPSPPDALLVANSTMAIGVLEALAERGLRSGRDVGIVSFDDAPWTTLIDPPLTVVAQPAYEVGRVAAQLLLARIADSSRDATTTTLEARLIERKSSRR; via the coding sequence GTGGCGACCATCAGCGACGTCGCGGCGAAGGCCGGCGTCTCCACCGCGACCGTCTCGCGCGCGCTCAACGGGAAGTCCACTGTGGATCCCACGCTCGCCGCGCGCGTGCAGGAGGCCGCCGCCGAGCTGGGGTATCACCCGAACGGGCTGGCCAGGAACCTGCGCCGGCAGGAGACCGCCGTCCTCGCGCTGATCATCTCCGACGTCGAAAACCCGTTCTTCACGGCCATCGCGCGCGGGGTCGAGGACCTCGCGCAGCGGTCCGGCTACTCGGTGGTGCTGTGCAACTCCGACGAAAACGAGGACAAGGAACGGCGCTACATCGAGGTCGCGCTGCAGGAACGCGTCGCCGGGGTGGTGCTGTCGCCGACCGGCCGGTCGACGAACGTCGAGGGGCTGCGGCGGCAGGGCACCCCGCTGGTCGCGGTGGACCGGCCCCTGCCGGCCGCGGCGGGCGACCAGGTCCTGGTCGCCACGCGGCACGCGGCCGCGGACGCCACGCGGCACCTGCTGGCGGGCGGCTACCGCCGCGTCGGCTGCCTGACCGGACCGGCCGGCGTCCGCACCGCCGACGACCGTCTCGCCGGGTACGCCGACGTGGTCGGCGAAGCGAACGTCGTGTTCCGGCGGGCGGAGTACCGCGCCGAAGGGGCCCGGCTGGCGGCGCTGGAGCTGCTGGACGAGCCGTCACCGCCGGACGCGCTGCTGGTCGCGAACAGCACGATGGCGATCGGCGTGCTGGAGGCGCTGGCGGAGCGGGGCCTGCGTTCGGGCCGGGACGTGGGCATCGTGTCGTTCGACGACGCCCCGTGGACGACGCTCATCGACCCGCCGCTGACGGTGGTCGCCCAGCCGGCGTACGAGGTGGGCCGGGTGGCGGCCCAGCTGCTGCTGGCCCGCATCGCGGACAGCAGCCGCGACGCGACGACCACGACGCTCGAAGCCCGGTTGATCGAGCGGAAAAGCTCCCGCCGCTGA
- a CDS encoding DNA-binding protein has product MSVALENILAKAGLKVDAHEFLTLVEDAARRLSPPNPDPSHYFSADQRAALTDVGLDLSPHREGEPDFRARTVAAHAVLAEGALSVNEAARALGVDDSRIRHRLKEGRLTGWKDGGWRLPAWQFAGSGVLPGLETVLKALPEDQPALVVAAFMSTPQADLVINDHPATPRQWLLSGGDPDYVARLIATLGTPF; this is encoded by the coding sequence ATGTCGGTAGCGCTGGAGAACATCCTCGCCAAGGCGGGCCTGAAGGTCGACGCTCACGAGTTCCTGACGCTCGTCGAAGACGCGGCGCGGAGACTGTCGCCACCGAACCCCGATCCGTCGCACTACTTCTCCGCCGACCAGCGCGCCGCGCTCACCGACGTCGGCCTCGACCTCTCGCCGCACCGGGAGGGGGAACCGGACTTCCGGGCGCGGACCGTCGCCGCGCACGCCGTCCTCGCCGAGGGGGCGCTCAGCGTCAACGAAGCCGCGAGAGCCCTCGGAGTCGACGACAGCCGGATCCGGCACCGCCTCAAGGAAGGCAGGCTGACCGGCTGGAAGGACGGCGGCTGGCGGCTCCCGGCGTGGCAGTTCGCCGGCTCCGGCGTGCTGCCCGGCCTGGAGACCGTGCTCAAGGCCCTTCCCGAAGACCAGCCCGCGCTCGTCGTCGCCGCGTTCATGAGCACGCCGCAGGCCGATCTGGTCATCAACGACCATCCCGCGACGCCGCGCCAGTGGCTGCTCTCCGGAGGTGACCCGGACTACGTCGCCCGCCTCATCGCCACGCTCGGCACGCCGTTCTAG
- a CDS encoding RES family NAD+ phosphorylase, with translation MARLPLPPARSVLVRQLNRASDVVPVPPATRLVRIFTAHGNHPQQWNSFRYTGPLPHGRFDQQPPGRGGAPVTDPANGVLYFGLTVRTSVAEVFQTSSTVDRRTRGPRLVVVRPTRTLRLLDLTGLWPTRVGASQEISSGPKKLTQAWARAIRGAFSDLDGLWYRSSMDSGDPAICLWDPPAGAALPIAPDVLLPLDHPGLDVPLGRVCEELNYTLLN, from the coding sequence ATGGCCCGGCTCCCGCTGCCGCCCGCCCGATCCGTCCTGGTCCGGCAGCTGAACCGCGCCAGTGACGTGGTGCCGGTCCCGCCCGCGACCAGGCTCGTACGGATCTTCACCGCGCACGGCAACCACCCCCAGCAGTGGAACTCGTTCCGCTACACCGGCCCGCTCCCGCACGGCCGGTTCGACCAGCAGCCGCCCGGCCGCGGCGGCGCGCCGGTCACCGACCCGGCGAACGGGGTGCTGTACTTCGGCCTCACGGTCCGCACGTCGGTCGCCGAGGTCTTCCAGACGAGCTCGACGGTCGACCGCCGCACGCGCGGGCCCCGCCTGGTCGTCGTCCGCCCGACGCGCACGCTGCGCCTGCTCGACCTGACCGGCCTGTGGCCGACGCGGGTGGGCGCCTCGCAGGAGATTTCGAGCGGGCCGAAGAAGCTCACACAGGCGTGGGCCCGCGCGATCCGCGGCGCGTTCAGCGACCTCGACGGCCTGTGGTACCGCTCCTCGATGGACTCCGGCGACCCGGCGATCTGCCTGTGGGACCCGCCGGCGGGCGCGGCACTGCCCATCGCGCCGGACGTCCTGCTGCCGCTGGACCACCCGGGCCTGGACGTGCCGCTGGGCCGGGTCTGCGAAGAGCTGAACTACACGCTGCTGAACTGA
- a CDS encoding S9 family peptidase, with protein MRPADIEALAVPGRPALRGNLLLTALKKPDLKANAAHSSLRRVSPDGGESAWTHGPRDSAPAISPDGRWVAFLRAGEGKGADGSPQLHVMPSDGGEARRLTSLHLGAGEPVWAPDSRRIAFTARVPEAGRYGTEDADGETPEPAAEAPRRITRMDYRIDDIGFLRDRMQRLFVVDALGAEPGEPEPLTGDGFDVTDPVWTPDGTRVVFTAPPDWGAAESDHRDICAIAASGGEPEVLVRGEGFSERPVFGPDGTLFYFGQSFAEHREAAMTGLYAATPEFGAGPVKARRLTDIETVDCEASAGPPAPRGGDVLVAVRNRGAVELRAVPVGAADAPLADLPVVYADRTALRSFTLNGPVLAAVIATPESSGDVVLLGEGAPRVLTDYSKPLRDKGIRPMIELETTASDGYPVHGWLVLPEGDGPHPVLRVVHGGPFTQQDWAVFDEAQVYASAGYAVVLGNPRGSAGYGQAHGHAVTHGFGTVDVDDVLALLDKALERPDLDASRVGIMGGSYGGFMTSWLAAHHGDRFKAAWSERAVNAWDSMVGSSDIGYFFVDAYVGPDPQVQRDRSPLTYAAQIKIPFAVVHSEQDWRCPLEQAQRMFVALRRAGAPAEFLLFPGEGHELTRSGRPRHRVQRFEAILDWWARHL; from the coding sequence GTGCGTCCTGCCGACATCGAAGCCCTCGCCGTCCCCGGCCGTCCCGCGCTGCGCGGGAACCTGCTGCTCACCGCGCTGAAGAAGCCCGACCTGAAGGCGAACGCCGCGCACAGCTCGCTGCGGCGCGTGTCGCCCGACGGCGGCGAGAGCGCGTGGACGCACGGTCCCCGCGACTCGGCGCCCGCGATCTCCCCGGACGGGCGCTGGGTGGCGTTCCTCCGCGCGGGGGAGGGCAAGGGCGCCGACGGCAGCCCGCAGCTGCACGTCATGCCGTCCGACGGCGGCGAAGCGCGGCGGCTGACATCGCTGCACCTCGGCGCCGGCGAACCCGTCTGGGCGCCGGACTCGCGGCGGATCGCGTTCACCGCGCGCGTGCCCGAAGCCGGCCGGTACGGGACCGAGGACGCCGACGGCGAGACGCCGGAGCCGGCCGCCGAGGCTCCGCGCCGGATCACGCGCATGGACTACCGCATCGACGACATCGGGTTCCTGCGCGACCGGATGCAGCGGCTGTTCGTCGTCGACGCCCTCGGCGCGGAGCCGGGGGAGCCGGAGCCGCTGACCGGCGACGGCTTCGACGTCACGGACCCGGTGTGGACGCCGGACGGCACGCGCGTGGTCTTCACCGCGCCGCCGGACTGGGGCGCGGCCGAGAGCGACCACCGCGACATCTGCGCGATCGCCGCGTCGGGCGGGGAACCCGAGGTCCTCGTGCGCGGCGAGGGGTTCTCCGAGCGTCCGGTGTTCGGCCCCGACGGCACGCTCTTCTACTTCGGACAGTCCTTCGCCGAGCACCGCGAAGCGGCGATGACCGGGCTGTACGCGGCGACGCCCGAGTTCGGCGCCGGCCCGGTGAAGGCCCGCCGGCTCACCGACATCGAGACGGTGGACTGCGAGGCCTCGGCGGGCCCGCCGGCGCCGCGCGGGGGCGACGTGCTGGTGGCCGTCCGCAACCGCGGTGCGGTCGAGCTGCGCGCGGTCCCCGTCGGCGCCGCCGACGCGCCGCTGGCCGACCTGCCGGTGGTCTACGCGGACCGGACGGCGCTGCGGTCGTTCACCCTGAACGGCCCGGTGCTGGCGGCGGTGATCGCCACCCCCGAGTCCTCAGGCGACGTCGTGCTGCTCGGCGAAGGTGCTCCGCGGGTGCTGACCGATTACTCGAAGCCGTTGCGGGACAAGGGAATCCGGCCGATGATCGAGCTGGAGACCACGGCGTCGGACGGCTATCCGGTGCACGGCTGGCTGGTGCTGCCCGAGGGGGACGGCCCGCACCCGGTGCTGCGCGTGGTCCACGGCGGCCCGTTCACGCAGCAGGACTGGGCGGTGTTCGACGAGGCGCAGGTGTACGCGTCGGCGGGCTACGCGGTGGTGCTGGGCAACCCGCGCGGGTCGGCGGGCTACGGCCAGGCGCACGGTCACGCGGTGACGCACGGCTTCGGCACGGTCGACGTCGACGACGTCCTGGCGCTGCTGGACAAGGCCCTCGAACGGCCGGACCTGGACGCTTCCCGCGTCGGCATCATGGGCGGCTCGTACGGCGGCTTCATGACGAGCTGGCTGGCCGCCCACCACGGCGACCGGTTCAAGGCGGCGTGGAGCGAGCGCGCGGTCAACGCGTGGGACTCGATGGTGGGCAGCTCGGACATCGGCTACTTCTTCGTCGACGCCTACGTCGGGCCGGACCCGCAGGTGCAGCGCGACCGTTCGCCGCTCACGTACGCCGCGCAGATCAAGATCCCGTTCGCGGTGGTGCATTCGGAGCAGGACTGGCGCTGCCCGCTGGAGCAGGCGCAGCGGATGTTCGTGGCGCTGCGGCGCGCGGGCGCGCCGGCGGAGTTCCTGCTGTTCCCCGGGGAGGGCCACGAGCTGACCCGCTCCGGCCGGCCGCGGCACCGGGTGCAGCGCTTCGAAGCGATCCTCGACTGGTGGGCGCGGCACCTGTAG